A segment of the Xenorhabdus bovienii SS-2004 genome:
ATTATTCAAGTAATTGTGGATTATTTTACTGATTTCAGGATTACTGATATCAATTAAGGCTGTCACACCCTGCAAAAGCTGAGGCGTTTCGCCATTGTTATCACTATGCTGCGAAAGAGGCAGGTTAATGACATAATGTGTACCCAAACCCAACTTACTTTTAATTTCAAAATTCCCTCCCATCTTTTTGCACAACTGATTACATAGATAAAAAGTTAGCCCAGAGTTCGTATAATACTTATCTTCTGCTGATTTGTTCAAGAAGGGATAATTCAAACTGATTAAATCTTTTTCGCTAAGACCTGAACCGGTATCAATGAGATCAATTTGAATGCAATTGTCATATTCGCCAGAGCTATTAATGGACAGTGATATTTTTCCATAACTGGTTGTCGTTATTGCGTAATTAAATAACAGCGAGACGATTTTAGTTATTGCCACACCATCACCAATGAACAAAGATTCATGATGAAAATTAAAATGGTAATAAATTTTCAATCCCTTGGCATTTAATGTCGACAGAGAAGCTTTCAGAATATGCTCCAACCGTGAAGACAAAGAAAATATTTCAGTAGCAGACTGCCAGTCACCAGACTCCAGCTCATTGAGTAATGAAATGTTTTCAACCCATTTGGTAATATATTCCGATTTAACCAATAACTTATCCAGCAAGTTCTGCATGTTTTCATCTTGTGATATCTGTTTCAACTGGGCAGCAATCTCATTTAAGCTCTGAATCGGTATTTTTATTTCATTATTAATATTTGATAGCATTGAACGTCTGGCCTGAACAGTTTTATCATATTCTCGATTGGCAAGCTGGAGCCGTCTATTTATCATAACCTCCTGATCTCTATCTTGCAGCAGAAAGAGATATGTTTCGGGTAATAGATTGCTATTATACATCTTGACTTCATAATTCGCGTCATCAATAGATGTTTGAATGACGCCATGATGTTGTTGTGCCATAGCCTTAACTTTATTCAAATCAAGATAAGGTATTAACTGTTCTGCAATTTTATTGCTAGTGATTAACCGATTTGATGAAAAATCGTAGATCAACAAACCGATAGGAATATTGGAGATGATATCATTACCTAAAGAGTCCTTAATTTTCAGCTCATGATCCATCGAAGCATTAGGTGTAATATATCTACGGCGGATATAGAACAAACCACTCAATGAGAACATTGCGAAAAGTAATATTGAGAACAAGAGCCACATATTCCTGATCAGTAAATCTATAACCAGGGCTTTCAGTGGAACTTGATAAACCAATTCATATGGCATGGCATTGAGATTCTGGGAGAACTCTAGCCAAAAACCGTTCAGTGAAACCTCAACTTTATTGGAACCCTCAGCATCATGCAAGTTGGTCAAATTCAAGCGAAAGTTTGCCGGTGACATATCAATCGGCAAAAGGTTATTAATGGGCAGTTCAAAGGCGATAACGGTAGTTAATTGCCCAGGCAAATTGAATGCAGCTTTATAAGTATAGAAATAAATATTCTCCCCACGCAGCACATTGATGGCTGAAATGCTTTCTTTTTCATCCAGCGCTATCGATTGAGCCAACATTTCAGTTCGTTTGGCCTCAGACGTCAGGGTCAGATAACTCTCCTTAAACCTGATTTCTGGTTTTAAAATAGGATGAGTTGTTACCAAAAGTAAATTGTTATCCTTACCATTGAGATAATACATAGATTCGTATTCATTACGGGAACCCCAGAGAATTTCCAGATAGTTAGATAACCGCTGAGCTAGTTGAATACTTGAATGATTGTACTGACCAAAAATAATTGCATCGACTGTCTTATAACGACTTTCCAGCCAATGGACATCGGGACGCAATTTAAACAATGATGTTGCCTCCTGAGAGGAGGCAGAGAGCGGAATATTAGATTGTTCAAAGATATGATTGGCATGATAACGATAATTTTCGATTTGCAATCTCATCTTAACTGTTACACTGCTAATAGCATATTTTTTATCTGTGAGCCAACTATCAAAATAGTTATACCCGAATAAAAATAGAGACGTAAAAAGCAAAATAATAAATAGTGCGTAAAAACGGGGAATAGTAGATGGCTTGATAGATGCTTGTTTATACATTCTTTGAATAATTGCCTTTAGTGTGAATATATTTTTTGGTTGATTCTACATCAACCCGTAATCAAATAAGCCGTTGTATTATGCTAATACTAGCAGGTTAGAGAATAAAAAGACCATTACAGATCGAAGATTGAGCAAACAGTAAAAAAATACGTTTTTTTTCCTTCAGGGACTAGACACATCAGAACGATATAGGCATAATCTCGCGCCATGGAAGGATGGCCGAGCGGTCGAAGGCAGCGGTCTTGAAAACCGCCGATG
Coding sequences within it:
- the rcsD gene encoding phosphotransferase RcsD, giving the protein MYKQASIKPSTIPRFYALFIILLFTSLFLFGYNYFDSWLTDKKYAISSVTVKMRLQIENYRYHANHIFEQSNIPLSASSQEATSLFKLRPDVHWLESRYKTVDAIIFGQYNHSSIQLAQRLSNYLEILWGSRNEYESMYYLNGKDNNLLLVTTHPILKPEIRFKESYLTLTSEAKRTEMLAQSIALDEKESISAINVLRGENIYFYTYKAAFNLPGQLTTVIAFELPINNLLPIDMSPANFRLNLTNLHDAEGSNKVEVSLNGFWLEFSQNLNAMPYELVYQVPLKALVIDLLIRNMWLLFSILLFAMFSLSGLFYIRRRYITPNASMDHELKIKDSLGNDIISNIPIGLLIYDFSSNRLITSNKIAEQLIPYLDLNKVKAMAQQHHGVIQTSIDDANYEVKMYNSNLLPETYLFLLQDRDQEVMINRRLQLANREYDKTVQARRSMLSNINNEIKIPIQSLNEIAAQLKQISQDENMQNLLDKLLVKSEYITKWVENISLLNELESGDWQSATEIFSLSSRLEHILKASLSTLNAKGLKIYYHFNFHHESLFIGDGVAITKIVSLLFNYAITTTSYGKISLSINSSGEYDNCIQIDLIDTGSGLSEKDLISLNYPFLNKSAEDKYYTNSGLTFYLCNQLCKKMGGNFEIKSKLGLGTHYVINLPLSQHSDNNGETPQLLQGVTALIDISNPEISKIIHNYLNNYGASYFDKIKGNVTEEYDIIFTDMQCKVEKPTILLVDGLADFKQIKPNLVKCNYNFVDAVINAISLLVEENFSLDESCYALETPKSECNVVSSVDNILKGYQTQLADSDYRKLFIETVPMDITKLYTDMERHDLTLLSQTVHRLKGAFAMLDLKLLKLSCEALEQHIADNNEIEIENSISRIDSFVTKLLQQGNQEYE